The Longimicrobium sp. nucleotide sequence CAGTGGATCGAGGAGGGCCACGTCCGCCTCAACGGCGCGGCCCCGAAGAAGAAGGACCGCCCCGCCCCCGGCGACCGCGTCTCGGTCGCCGTCCCCCCGCCCGAGCCCTCGGACGTCGCCCCGGAGGCGATCCCGCTGGACATCGTCTACCAGGACCGCGACCTGGCGGTGATCGACAAGCCGCCCGGCCTGGTGGTGCACCCCGCCGCGGGCCACCGCTCGGGGACGCTGGTGAACGCGCTCCTGCACGCGGTGGGCGACCTGTCGGGGATCGGCGGGGTGCTCAGGCCGGGGATCGTGCACCGGCTGGACAAGGACACCTCGGGACTGCTGCTCATCGCCAAGAACGACGAGGCGCACCGCGTCCTCTCCGACGAGCTGAAGCGTCGCCAGATCAGGCGTGCCTACCTCACCGCCTGCTGGGGCCACCTCCCGCAGGAAAAGATGACGGTGGACGCGCCGATCGGGCGGCACCCGACGGACCGCAAGCGGATGGCGGTGGTGCCGGACGGGCGCCCGGCGCGGACGCACTTCTCCCGCCTGGAGCGCTGGCCGGCGGCCGACCTGCTGCGCGCGGAGCTGGAGACGGGACGCACGCACCAGATCCGCGTACACCTGCTGCACCTGGGCCACCCCGTCGTCGGCGACCGCACCTACGCGTCCGCGCGCGAGCGGGGGGTGAGCGGGCCGGAGCGCGGCTGGGCGGCGGGGCTGGCCAGGCGCGTCCCCCGCCAGTTCCTCCACGCGGCCGAGCTACGCTTCACCCACCCCACGACGGGCGAGCCGATGCGCTTCGAGTCGCCGCTGCCGCCGGACCTGGCGGACGCCGCGGCGTGGGCGCGGGTCTGACGCCGGGGTGATTCCCCGCGCTGATCCCCCGCCGGAGTTGTCCCTTCCGTCGTTCGCAACAGGCCGCCGGTGTCCTCGTCACCGTTCACAGAGGACGATCACGCCTGATTCCATCCTGCTGCCGGCAGGCCGGCTCGCGGACACCATCGCGACCGGCTTGGCACAGGCGGCCGGGAGCATGTACCCGTTCGCTC carries:
- a CDS encoding RluA family pseudouridine synthase, whose translation is MTPGSEETVELVVEEASGDRLDAWLAARLGVSRSRAAQWIEEGHVRLNGAAPKKKDRPAPGDRVSVAVPPPEPSDVAPEAIPLDIVYQDRDLAVIDKPPGLVVHPAAGHRSGTLVNALLHAVGDLSGIGGVLRPGIVHRLDKDTSGLLLIAKNDEAHRVLSDELKRRQIRRAYLTACWGHLPQEKMTVDAPIGRHPTDRKRMAVVPDGRPARTHFSRLERWPAADLLRAELETGRTHQIRVHLLHLGHPVVGDRTYASARERGVSGPERGWAAGLARRVPRQFLHAAELRFTHPTTGEPMRFESPLPPDLADAAAWARV